A window of Negativicutes bacterium genomic DNA:
GCAACTAAAGGGCGAGCTAGTTATTTAGGTGAAAGAAGTATCGGGCATCAAGATGCTGGAGCGACTTCCTCTTATATAATATTACAAGCGATTTATGATTATTATGTCAGTATAAAATAACGAAAAGGAGAAATGAAATGGTTGGGATTGTAATTGTGTCACATAGTTCAAAGGTTGCGGAGGGTATTAGAGAGATGGCTTTACAAATGGCTAATCCTGACCAGAAAATTATAGCTGCCGGTGGAACGGATGCTGGTGGGATTGGAACGGATGCTGTTAAAATCCTTAATGCAATTAATGAAGCTGATGACGGTGATGGAGTTGTGTTATTAGTTGACCTAGGTAGTGCAGTTTTAAGTGCGGAAGTAGCAATGGAGATGTTAGAGGAGATTGTTAGAG
This region includes:
- a CDS encoding DAK2 domain-containing protein, yielding ATKGRASYLGERSIGHQDAGATSSYIILQAIYDYYVSIK
- a CDS encoding PTS-dependent dihydroxyacetone kinase phosphotransferase subunit DhaM, with translation MVGIVIVSHSSKVAEGIREMALQMANPDQKIIAAGGTDAGGIGTDAVKILNAINEADDGDGVVLLVDLGSAVLSAEVAMEMLEEIVRERVRIADTPILEGSISAVVEASIGSPLEAVVATAEEAREINKLQ